From Cercospora beticola chromosome 6, complete sequence, a single genomic window includes:
- a CDS encoding uncharacterized protein (antiSMASH:Cluster_3), with product MRRSRKAAAAAPNTHVRDKIPDVSRSAMANHNPRTAAGDKRAADTSDSADTITAPPKKLKFIPDDAVGEPLEKDKKSLMKYNTSGSVVGKPTAVPLDSPDISTAQPMNGELDPNTAVGTPIEQKKTRSAVDDFLARVAARKSAARSDDSAELKTAQPRQQQLTPNPAQNTAMNEEV from the exons ATGAGGCGCTCGAGGAAAG cagcagcagcagccccaAACACCCACGTCCGCGACAAGATTCCGGACGTCTCTCGCTCGGCCATGGCCAACCACAACCCACGCACCGCCGCTGGCGACAAGCGCGCCGCCGACACGTCCGACTCGGCAGACACCATCACTGCTCCGCCAAAGAAACTGAAGTTCATTCCCGACGATGCTGTTGGCGAACCCctcgagaaggacaagaagagcttgatgaAGTACAACACGTCCGGTTCTGTGGTCGGCAAGCCCACCGCCGTGCCGCTCGACTCTCCAGACATCAGCACTGCCCAGCCAATGAACGGAGAACTCGATCCCAACACTGCCGTTGGCACCCCTatcgagcagaagaagactcGGAGCGCAGTCGATGACTTCCTCGCTCGCGTTGCTGCCCGCAAGTCCGCCGCCCGCTCGGACGATTCTGCAGAACTCAAGACCGCCCAGCCacggcaacagcagctcaCTCCCAACCCTGCCCAAAACACTGCGATGAATGAGGAAGTGTAG